The Vagococcus penaei genome includes the window CATATCTACGCTGCGCGTTTTGTAGATGAGTTTCAATTTCCAGTGATGGCACTATTAGTTAGTGGCGGACATACTGAACTTGTTTATATGAAGGAACATGGTAGTTATGAAATTATTGGTGAAACTCGTGATGATGCAGCCGGAGAAGCGTATGATAAAGTTGGTCGTGTGTTAGGGTTAAGTTATCCGAGTGGTAAAGAAATTGATGAAATGGCTCATCTTGGGGCAGATACTTATCATTTTCCTCGTGCGATGATGAAAGAAGATAACTTTGATTTTAGCTTTAGTGGTTTAAAAAGTTCATTTATTAATTTAGTCCATAATGCGGAGCAGCGTGGAGAAACATTAATTCCTGTTGATTTAGCTGCAAGTTTTCAACATAGTGTGGTAGATGTTTTAACAGCAAAAACAATCCGTGCTTGCCGTGACTATCAAGTTAACCAGTTAATTATTGCTGGTGGAGTTGCTGCTAACAAAGGGCTACGAGAAAAGATGACTGAGGATTTAGCTGTACAGTTACCGACCGTCAAATTGACGATACCACCATTAAATCTATGTGGTGATAATGCGGCAATGATAGGAGCAGCAGGTTTTATTGAAGCGAATAAGCAGCATTTTGCTAGATGGGATTTAAATGCAAAACCAAGTTTAACTTTAGCTTGAGGCTAGTGGATTGTTATGAAATAATGGTGAATAGTTTAAAAGAATAAGAGGTTTATAGTATGACAAAAGAGAACCCAATTGGTTTTTTAGATTCAGGTGTAGGTGGGTTAACAGTTGTCAAAGAAGCGCTACGCCAGTTACCAAATGAAACCATTTATTACATCGGAGATACTGCTCGTTGTCCGTATGGACCAAGACCAGTTGACCAGATTAAAGATTTTACGTGGGATATGGTAAATTTTTTATTAGAAAAAAAGGTTAAGATGATTGTAATCGCCTGTAATACTGCTACAGCTGTTGGATTGGATGAAATTAGAGCGAAACTAGATATCCCTGTTGTTGGT containing:
- the tsaD gene encoding tRNA (adenosine(37)-N6)-threonylcarbamoyltransferase complex transferase subunit TsaD, translated to MENDIFKGKKRRLILAIESSCDETSVAVVEDGTKILSNIIASQINSHKRFGGVVPEVASRHHVEQIIGCMEEALVEAKVSVTDLGGVAVTYGPGLVGALLIGVTAAKSFAWANQLPLIPVNHMAGHIYAARFVDEFQFPVMALLVSGGHTELVYMKEHGSYEIIGETRDDAAGEAYDKVGRVLGLSYPSGKEIDEMAHLGADTYHFPRAMMKEDNFDFSFSGLKSSFINLVHNAEQRGETLIPVDLAASFQHSVVDVLTAKTIRACRDYQVNQLIIAGGVAANKGLREKMTEDLAVQLPTVKLTIPPLNLCGDNAAMIGAAGFIEANKQHFARWDLNAKPSLTLA